The stretch of DNA ttgtaatacattacacttgatcgttcttgaataagtacgtccatttctttttgtttttcctctaacctaTTTTGTGCCTCTATAGTACAGTTTCCGTTACCATCAACCTgctctgttacttcctctatttCCTTCATTAGTCGAATCTCTTTTCACCTAAACTGCTTTAGTTTTAATGATGAGTATTGTATTGAATGGCCTCTGAAAGTACATTtcaaagtgtcccatacaataaggggatctgttGTACCTATGTTGtgcaacaaaaaaatatttataatttatttattcattcaattatgaattattttgtcttagttaagaacattaagaacaaattgtcaTCCAATAGGTTTTGATGAAATGTCCAATATCCCTGCATGACGGTGATTTCCTTTACGATCCGTTGAGGTACTTAAAccgtattataatctcccaccataaaaATAGATTAATTCCTTGCTTGTGAGCTCAAtggataataatatatatatttgcagaagtgtggatcatcattatttggcccATATCGATTCAtttttatttgactaggcaagtcagttaagaacaaattcttatttacaatgacggcctaggaacaactGCCTTGTTCTGGGGCAGAACGACAAATTTTGGAACCTTGTCAAcacggggatttgaacttgtaaccggtccaacgctctaaccactagactacctgctgccaaTATGTTTTTGGTCCAATAGCATATTTAAAAGAATACATCTTTCTTGATAAtctgtttttattatttttaataatcTGCTAAATCATTACAAATGTAACTGGCAATACCTATTTCCCCACTTCCCATAATAATACACAAGTGTCAATTATACTTACCACAACTAATGTTTGTAAACTTACCATTAAAAAGCACCATGATGATAGCTGTACCATAATAATTTGCACTGTTAAACATACTGTAGCTGCAACTTGGTACACCTCAAATTGTCCTAATATTCGACCCCCCCCCCATATCTAGGTCTGTtgtcactaccccccccccccatatctaGGTCTGTTGTCACTACCCCCCCCCACCAAATCTTGGTCTGTTGTCACTACCCCCCCTCCCCATATGTAGGTCTGTTGTCACTACTCCCCCCCCATATCTAGGTCTGTtgtcactaccccccccccccaccaaatcTTGGTCTGTtgtcactaccccccccccctccccatatcTAGGTCTGTTGTCACTACTCCCCCCCCATATCTAGGTCTGTTgtcactacccccccccctccaccaaatCTTGGTCTGTtgtcactacccccccccccccccccccccccaccaaatcTTGGTCAGTTGTCACTACCCCCCCCCATATCTAGGTCTGTTGTCACTAACCTCCCCCCCTCCCCATATCTAGGTCTGTTgtcactaacccccccccccctccccatatcTAGGTCTGTTGTCACTACTCCCCCCCCATATCTAGGTCTGTtgtcactaccccccccccccccccaccaaatcTTGGTCTGTTGTCACTACCCCCCCCCATATCTAGGTCTGTtgtcactaccccccccccccaccaaatcTTGGTCTGTTgtcactacccccccccctccccatatcTAGGTCTGTtgtcactaccccccccccccatatctaGGTCTGTTGTCACTACCCCCCCCCACCAAATCTTGGTCTGTtgtcactaccccccccccctccccatatcTAGGTCTGTtgtcactacccccccccccccccccccccccatatctaGGTCTGTtgtcactacccccccccccaccaaatcTTGGTCTGTTGTCACTACCCCCCCATATCTAGGTCTGTTgtcactaccccccccccaccaaatcTTGGTCTGTTgtcactacccccccccctccccatatctaggtctgttgtcactaacctccccccctccccatatctaggtctgttgtcactaaccccccccccccccccctccccatatcTAGGTCTGTTGTCACTAAGACCATCAGACCATCTCCCAGACTCATCTTTGTATCCTAAGGCAAACCCTTGGCCTTCATGTGGCGTAGGCCAGAAGGAGATATGGGCAGTCCCATGATAACATAATTCAATACTACCACCGCCTTCACTAACACATTCAAAGACACGTCTATTGCATATGTACGAGGGTGCTTAAGAGAGAACTAACCAAATAACAAGGAAAAGCCCGAttctttttgttttgttcttAAAGTATTCCTGTTCACAGCCTGATTAGCCCTCGTGGGAATTGTCCTATATGATTAGGACCACATTGATAAGtatcttacagaagaaatatgaaaagtaTAACGATGGTAGCAACAGTTTAGAGATAATCCAATTATTAGACcaaaaggtgaggacacaacagttcacctgacacaagactgaatccaaaaacattacactgttgatttgatGTGTATTTTATATGTACTGTACTTTTCACAGCATTTGTTGATAAGGACGTCTGAAAATACTCTGGGTACGTTCAGTAACATGATCAGattattcctggaaaatgtggggtagaTACAACATAAGACAGAAcaatgacaagggtttgagtgagaggactaactgaagtctccaagtggacacacacacacatctccaaagtgtgcacagttcctaagcaatttcaatgcacttttatgactcaaagaagagtcttcaactataaggtaCTTTTTATTTGTGAGCTCTCCTCGCTGTGCCGTTGATAAACTAGAGTAAGGACActtgtatttgtttcattaggaACACAACCTTGTTGCAATCCCAAAACTGTTcattataaatcgcaatctgagtcaggtgggcatgatttgaaggcttgttctattgccaacatgactatatatatatatatatataggccctaaccccttccccttggccctaaccCCTTCCCAAccccttccccttggccctaaccCCTTCCCAAccccttccccttggccctaaccCCTTCCCAACCCCTTCCCAAccccttccccttggccctaaccCGTTCTCAAccccttccccttggccctaatTAGCCCATTCCCAAccccttccccttggccctaagGCCAAGGGGAAGGGGTTGGGAAGGggttagggccaaggggaaggggttagggccaaggggaaggggTTGGGAAGGGGTTGGGGCCAAGGGGAAGGGGTTGGGAGTGATTTAGGATCGGCTGAATGATTGCAAACGTACCGCTTAGAAGAACACTGGAGGTCCATCTTCTGTAGGTCGTTATTTGCATGTCTATTTGAATGTAGCCTATAGAtgtgatgtacagtgcattcggaaagtattcagacccctcgacttttcctacaatttgttacgttactttcttctcatcaatctacacacaattagccaataatgacaaagcaaaaacacttttttttttgttgaaatgtttgcaaatgtataaaaaatgtaaaacagaaataccttatttacataagtattcagaccatttgctaagAGACTAAacattgatctcaggtgcatcctgtttccattgatcatccttgagatgtttctacaacttgattggagtccacttgggctaaattcatttgattggacatgatttagaaaaggcacacacctgtctatataaggtcccacagttgacggtgcatgtcagatcaaaaaccaagccacgaggtcaaaggaattgtccgtagagctccgagacaggataccACAAGCACCTGCATTGATACTCGTCTCCAACGGTGCAGCAGAGGGTTGACCTTCCGTTAAGGTTTGGTAGAGACGGAGTGTAGGAGTTTCTGGAGGTGCTGACAGTGCAGCTATAATTGATGGGGTCAGGAATAGACACTGAAAGACAGTAGTGAACACAGACATTAGGCTAcatattattataaaaaaaaaaaatcacctttatttaatcaggtaggctagttatttcacctttatttaaccaggtaggctagttatttcacctttatttaaccaggtaggctagttatttcacctttatttaaccaggtaggctagttatttcacctttatttaaccaggtaggccagttatttcacctttatttaaccaggtaggctagttatttcacctttatttaaccaggtaagctagttatttcacctttatttaatcaggtaggccagttatttcacctttatttaaccaggtaggctagttatttcacctttatttaaccaggtaggctagttatttcacctttatttaaccaggtaggctagttatttcacctttatttaatcaggtaggccagttatttcacctttatttaaccaggtaggccagttatttcacctttatttaaccaggtaggccagttatttcgcctttatttaaccaggtaggctagttatttcacctttatttaaccaggtaagctagttatttcacctttatttaaccaggtaggctagttgagaacaagttctcatttacaactgtgacctggccaagataaagcaaagcagtgcgacacaaacaacaacacagagttacacatggagtaaacaaacatacagtcaataatacaatagaaaaaaataagatattttcagaattatccagagggacttacaatcagtgtattcaactaaagTACggttaaaaacaaaacaaaacacaacatATCACAGTTATTGGAAAGTGAAACCTTCTTTAAAGCCTGAGTTCAGTGTGGAACGTTCAGACCCATTACCAATCTCTTCAGTAGAAGTGGAACGTTCCCATTACCAATCTCTTCAGTAGAAGTGGAACGTTCCCATTACCAATCTGGTCACGCAGGTATTTTACCCACAATCTCTCCTGTCTTTGGAGGAAAACGTGAGGTCTGGCCCTGACGTCATAGCATTAGAAGGCGGTATACAGTGACGCTTGGAATGAATAAAACCTGGATCAATAATTCACAAAGGCTCTGAGGAACCACAGGAGCTTATTTCATTGATGGACAATAGAGCAGACAAAAGGGAGCATCGCTCAGTGCAGGCAGGCCATTCACAACACAATACCATTCACAACACTGGGGACTGGTAGGAGAGGCCTATTAGCCTACTTTAAAAATAGGCCAAGATAAAATGTCAACATAATCATTAAAGGGATGATGAACTCGTGCATACCATGTTTATGTCTCTGTtttccagtatgaaggaagttagaggtagtttcgcgagcctatgctaactagcgttagcacaatgactggaagtgtatgagtatctgctagcatgctaacagatacccatagacttagAGTGATTGGGTAGCTGCTGCTAGTGGATACCCATAGactttttattgaacctttatttaactaggaaagtcagttaagaacaaattcttatttacagtgacagtCTAccatggccaaaccctaacccggacgacgctgggctaattgtgcgccgccctatgggactcccaatcacgggccggttgtgatacagcctggaatcgaaccagggtctgtagtgacgcctctagcactgagatgcagcgccttagaccgctgcgccacttctGGAGGCCAGATTAAAAGGGCATcaatgccaaaatcccaaagtatccctttaattatTAAATCACAAAAACAAAAGGAATTGAATAAATATGAATCATATCAATAGATAGCTATGTGAGTAGGATGGTCACGGCTAATAGATAAACTAACCTGGTGAATCTAGCCAGCGTGGCCAGACCTAGGACCCCTCCCAGTCCGTAAACACTGAGCAGTACGGCGTTGATGATGACATCGGCCTGCATCACGTACAGCTGCCATACCAGGAAGTAGACGGACAGCAGGGCGGTAGCCACCGTCATGGCCAGGTTAGCCCACATATAACCCTCCGTCTCCTGCAGGTTACCCCTCACACCTGGAAGGAGgtgggtgggggagggagggggggagagagacatagcACGATGCCCCTGGAGCAGTATAGGGCGATCCCACGACAACGGGAGAGGAAAATATTTTGGGTATCTCAGATTtttctggcaattctcacataggAACTTCGTTGAGAGGAAGGATGTTTGAAATTATTTGTACATTTGTTACGAGAATCACGATGAAAGTGTCAATTTTTTGGCCCTTTATAGACCTATACATGCCTCCTGTCAGACTCTATGATCTGTGAACCGTACATGAATACAGACATCTagtctgacagtataatgactagatgttgtctgtattcatGTACGGTTCACAGAGCATAGAGTCTGACAGGAGGCATGTACAGGTTTAAAAAGGGCCTAAAATTGCacatttcatcatgattttcaaAAATAATAagtgtgatacaaatgtaaaaagcatttCAAACATCCTTCCTTGCAATGAAGTGATTATGTGAGAATTTCCCCCAAAAAtctgagagagaaaaaatattttCTGCTCCCGCTGTCGTGGAATCGCCCTTTAAGAGGCTGAATGTCTTGCTCACACTTCAGACCCCCACTACAACTCACCTCAGTCAGACCCCCACTACAACTCAGAGTCAGACCCCCACTACAACTCACCTCAGAGTCAGACCCCCACTACAACTCACCTCAGAGTCAGACCCCCACTACAACTCACCTCAGAGTCAGACCCCCACTACAACTCACCTCAGAGTCAGACCCCCACTACAACTCACCTCAGAGTCAGACCCCCACTACAACTCACCTCAGAGTCAGACCCCCACTACAACTCACCTCAGAGTCAGACCCCCACTACAACTCACCTCAGAGTCAGACCCCCACTACAACTCACCTCAGAGTCAGACCCCCACTACAACTCACCTCAGAGTCAGACCCCCACTACAACTCACCTCAGAGACAGACCCCCACTACAACTCACCTCAGAGTCAGACCCCCACTACAACTCACCTCAGAGTCAGACCCCCACTACAACTCACCACAGTAGAGTCAGACCCCCACTATAACTCACCTCAGAGTCAGACCCCCACTACAACTCACCTCAGAGTCAGACCCCCACTACAACTCACCACAGTAGAGTCAGACCCCCACTATAACTCACCTCAGAGTCAGACCCCCACTACAACTCACCTCAGAGACAGACCCCCACTACAACTCACCTCAGAGTCAGACCCCCACTACAACTCACCTCAGAGTCAGACCCCCACTACAACTCACCTCAGAGTCAGACCCCCACTACAACTCACCTCAGAGTCAGACCCCCACTACAACTCACCACAGTAGAGTCAGACCCCCACTACAACTCACCTCAGAGTCAGACCCCCACTACAACTCACCTCAGAGTCAGACCCCCACTACAACTCACCTCAGAGTCAGACCCCCACTACAACTCACCACAGTAGAGTCAGACCCCCACTACAACTCACCTCAGAGTCAGACCCCCACTACAACTCACCTCAGAGTCAGACCCCCACTACAACTCACCACAGTAGAGTCAGACCCCCACTATAACTCACCTCAGAGTCAGACCCCCACTACAACTCACCTCAGAGTCAGACCCCCACTACAACTCACCTCAGAGTCAGACCCCCACTACAACTCACCACAGTAGAGTCAGACCCCCACTACAACTCACCTCAGAGTCAGACCCCCACTACAACTCACCACAGTAGAGTCAGACCCCCACTATAACTCACCTCAGAGTCAGACCCCCACTACAACTCACCTCAGAGTCAGACCCCCACTACAACTCACCTCAGAGTCAGACCCCCACTACAACTCACCTCAGAGTCAGACCCCCACTACAACTCACCTCAGAGTCAGACCCCCACTACAACTCACCTCAGAGTCAGACCCCCACTACAACTCACCTCAGAGTCAGACCCCCACTACAACTCACCTCAGAGTCAGACCCCCACTACAACTCACCACAGTAGAGTCGGAGCAGCTCCAGACAAGCCATAAAGAAAAGCAGACCTACGTCCTGGGTTAAGAGGTCGTCAGGGTAGCTCATCACACGACCTAGAGGACAGGCAGCAAACCAGAGACGGAGTCAAGACCAGAACTATCCGGCTCCAGACCACCTTGAGGCCAAGACCCTATCTATTGAGAACAAGACTGCATATATGGTGGTTTCAGGTAGTCTCAGGACCCAGGACCATTTTTGCAACAGGCCGACATACAAATGTCTCTTTGTCTAGGTATTTATACTGCACAAAAACAGGGACAATAAAGATGTTCTGAACTGAATCAGAACGGTAGGTACACTCACTAGAGTACAAGACGTAACAAAACAGTGTAGTGTGCATACAGAAGattagtcactctctctctctctctctctctctctctctctctctctctctctctctctctctctctcactctctctctctctctcacacacacaacaacaacagtgtgCATGCAGAAGGTGCCTCACTCTTGTAGATGATCATGCAGAGTGTGGAGAGGAAGTACAAGACGTAGTAAAGAGCTGTCAGGTAGAGCAGGAGCTGGAGAGGAACAGATGATAGCTGGAGGTGGCGGTTAAGGGCGTTTTTCATTATCTGTATCGTGTGTGTGTTCAATTCGTTTTAAAATAGCCATTCATTTTTAATTCCAAGGGAAGAAAcaccttgacactttttttt from Salvelinus fontinalis isolate EN_2023a chromosome 5, ASM2944872v1, whole genome shotgun sequence encodes:
- the LOC129856203 gene encoding transmembrane protein 80-like isoform X1, with translation MVANRAGRSAVVLSSVPLQLLLYLTALYYVLYFLSTLCMIIYKSRVMSYPDDLLTQDVGLLFFMACLELLRLYCGVRGNLQETEGYMWANLAMTVATALLSVYFLVWQLYVMQADVIINAVLLSVYGLGGVLGLATLARFTSVYS
- the LOC129856203 gene encoding transmembrane protein 80-like isoform X3 gives rise to the protein MVANRAGRSAVVLSSVPLQLLLYLTALYYVLYFLSTLCMIIYKSVRGNLQETEGYMWANLAMTVATALLSVYFLVWQLYVMQADVIINAVLLSVYGLGGVLGLATLARFTSVYS
- the LOC129856203 gene encoding transmembrane protein 80-like isoform X2 — protein: MHYKRRSAVVLSSVPLQLLLYLTALYYVLYFLSTLCMIIYKSRVMSYPDDLLTQDVGLLFFMACLELLRLYCGVRGNLQETEGYMWANLAMTVATALLSVYFLVWQLYVMQADVIINAVLLSVYGLGGVLGLATLARFTSVYS